The Gammaproteobacteria bacterium genome contains the following window.
CGTTGGCAGGGACCGTGCTTGCGGTGGTCTTCGGCCCGGTCTTCGCGTTGTTCTCGCTCCTGGGGCCGCTCATGGCGACTGGTACGTGGATCGAAGGGCGGATGGCATTGCGTCGAGAGCGACGTGAGGCGAGGCTGGGTCACGCGAGAGAGATGGGTCGCTACAGGGCGAATCGCCTTCGATGGGAGCGAAACCGACTCGCTCACCGTCGCCTCCAGATGCCGGGTCCTGATGAAGTCGTGGAGCGTGCCGTGCGCATGGCGTCCTCATTGTGGGAGCGGAGACCCGACCATGCGGATTTCGGCCTCGTGTCGATTGGTCTGGCGCCCGGCGGAGATCCTGTGGGAGTCGTGCTGGCGTCCGGCGTGACGGTGGGTGTGGCCGGAGATCGAGAAGCGGCGATGGGGATCGTGCGATGGGTACTCGTGCAGGCGGCCGTGCACCACGGGCCCGCGGACATGTCGCTGCAGGGGCCGAGTGAGCCATCGTGGGACTGGTTGAAGTGGTTCCCACATGCCGGACGGACCGGCGGTCTCGAGATCCGCGTCACGGATGGAGGCGATAGGCCGGTCCTCGATGCGGTGAACGTCGTGATCGCGGAGACGGTGCTCGAACTGCCGGGCGACTGCGACTTCGTGATCGAGGCGCGAGCGGATGGCGAAGGTACGTTCCTACGGGTTGGGGATGGTGTACGACGACGAGTTCGTGCCACGCTGCAGTTCGAAACCGACGCCCTGGTCGCGGCCAGGGCGCTTGCGCGGGTGCAAGATCCTGAGGATCCCGGCGCACGGATGGGTGGTCAGCCTGTGAGACTTCAGGAGCTCCTCGGGTTTCCGACCTCGAGGTCCATCATTCGGCGATGGCGCGAGGACAGAGAACTGCGTGCACCGATCGGATTGGGTCCCGAAGGACTCCTCGAAGTCGATCTCGTCGCCGACGGTCCCCATGGGCTGCTTGCGGGAACCACCGGCTCGGGAAAGAGCGAGCTACTGCGCACGCTGGTGCTCTCCTTCGCCGCGACATTTCCTCCCAGCCGGATCGTCTTTGTGCTCATCGACTACAAGGGAGGCTCCACATTCGATAGCTGTGCCGGCCTGCCTCATGTCGTCGGTTCACTCACCGACCTGGATGAAACGAGTGCCCATCGTGCCTTGGAGGCACTCGAAGCCGAAGTGCGAGACCGAGAGGAGAGACTTCGAGCGCACGGAGCCGAAGATCTTGGCGCGTATCGGGGCAATCCGCCGATCCCTCACCTGCTGGTGATCATCGACGAGTTCGCCACACTCGCAGAGCAGGCGCCGGAGGCTCTCGACGGACTGGTCGACATCGCCCGGCGGGGGCGTAGCCTCGGGATGCATCTCCTGCTCGCCACCCAGCGACCCGCCGGGGTCATCAGCAGCCGGATTCGAGCCAACACCGCTCTGCGCATCGCGTTGCGCGTGCACGATCCGGCCGATTCGGAGGACGTCATCGGAGCACCCGGCGCAGCGCGGATCAGCAGGCACACTCCAGGACGAGGATTCCTCAGACTCGGGCCGGGAGAACTGGTCCAATTCCAGTCTGCACTCGCTACGACGTACGCCGGCGACGCAAAGGTGCGAACGGCGCCGTTTCGGGTGGGAGAGCCGATACGGTGGCAATGTGCGCCCGCAGAGGCGAGCGATCTGGCGAATCTCGTTCACGCGATCGAGGCAGCTGCGATCGAGTCTGAAGAGCCCACGCCTCCAGCCGTGTGGGCTCCCGAACTTCCCGAGAGGGTTGTCATGAGCGAATTGGGGGAGACACCGAGGCCGGACACTCCCTGGGCTGCACCATTCGGGCTCATCGACGACGTCCGGTCTCGGCGAGTCTTGTGGTGGGAAGCGACCAACGTACTCTTCGTCGGACCGCCAGGCAGCGGGTCCACCAAGGCGCTCGCAGCACTTGCCACCGCCGTGTGCCTGCGTCATCCGGAGACGCACGTTCACGCAGTGGGTGTCGAGGATGGAGAGCTGCGAGGGCTCGAGCGGATGCCACAGGTGGGCAACATCGTCTCCTCGGGCGAGAGTGAGAGGACAGATCGTCTGCTTCGCTACTTGATCGAGGAGGTTGAACATCGCCGCAGGAGCCGTCTGATCGGACCGCCGATCCTGCTGCTTGCCGAAGGGGCACCATCTGGGGACCCGTTTCGCCACGTTGTTGGAGACGGGCCGGCGGCCGGCGTATTCACGGGAATCTCGGTCCGACACGTCGGCGCGATCTCGGGGAGCCTGCTGGCGGCGTTTCCCGAGCGCTTCGCGTTCAGACTCATGGACCCGTACGAGTATGCGGCGCTGGGGCTCGAGCGAGTCACCCCGCCGGCGACGGGTGCAGCGCTGCGGGTCGCTTCAGGCAGGCTCGTTCGCATCGCGGAACCTGCCGTGTCGACCGGTATCGTTCCCGTTGATCTGCCCGTGGCAATCGACGCGCTTCCTGGCGGCATCTCCCTTTCCGAGTTCGAGAGTGCTGCGCGTATCGAGAACGGTGTTTGGTTCATCCCCATCGGACAAGGAGGGAAAACGCTGCTTCACCCTGTCGGGTTTCGGCTGGAGCAGGGTCGTCATATCGTCATCACCGGCGGAAGGGGTGCAGGCAAGACGACGGCCCTGAGGGCGGTTGCCACCTCGGCGCGAGGGAAGCTCGCAGTCACGATCGTGGGCAACCTGAACCAGGTTGGAGGTGAACGAACGGACGACCTTCTCGCCTTTCTGGCTGATCCGGGTTCCCTCCCGAGGCTCTGCCTTATCGATGATGCGGATCGAATCCAGATGGATCCGTCTCACGTGCCGCCGGGAGTCCACCTCGTTGTCGCGGCGAAGGCGGATCATCTGGCGTACGGGCACTGGTTACGCCGTATCATCGGCGATGCAGAAGGACTCGCCTTGCGACCAGATCACCGGGACGAGGATCTCTGGCGTGTCCGTTTGGCACCATCCATGGTTCCGGGGAGAGGAATGCTGATCGCACGAGGCGATCTGATCCCGATCCAGGTCGCTTCCGGTACGATGGCCGCGCCGCTCAAGGAGGACACCGACAATGCGCGTTCGAATAGGAATCGCCGACACGCCTCGTGAAGTCGAGTTGGACATCGATGACGCCGATGCGTTTGTCACGATGTTGGAGGCAGCCCATTCCAACAGCGAAGCGTTCGTCTGGGTAGACGCAGCCGATGGTAAGCGGGTGGGAATACCCGTCTCAAGGCTTGGTTTCGTCGAGATCGAGGTTGAGCACAGGGTCGATGTCGGATTCCGAACATGACAAAGGCCGGCGTTTCCGCCGGCCCATGTCGTGGATGGTCGAGTCAGCTGGCCCGACGCCTACGTTCCGCAAGCCAGCGCTTGCGGAGGCGACGCCGTTCATCTTCGGCGTAGCCTCCCCACACTCCGGATTCCTGATTGGATCGGAGCGCGTACTGCAGGCAGTCCTCCTTCACGGAGCACAGAGAGCAGATGGCTTTTGCTTCGGCGATGGCATCGATAGCCGCGCCGGTGGAACCGACGGGAAAGAACAGCGTCGGCTCAGAGTCCCGGCAGGCGGCAAGCTGACGCCATTCGGTGGTTACGGTGAGCAAGTCAGAACTCCTTGAACAAGGA
Protein-coding sequences here:
- a CDS encoding AAA family ATPase encodes the protein MNILVTWKDTDLVLDAAQDATVADLRSALSDTPEKLWIDGWRAADELSISEIPNGAVLGASGSSEAERPRRSFQSGMVTFNRPPRVGAPDAPAPPRPPEQTAIPDRRVRFAWATVVVSTLAGTVLAVVFGPVFALFSLLGPLMATGTWIEGRMALRRERREARLGHAREMGRYRANRLRWERNRLAHRRLQMPGPDEVVERAVRMASSLWERRPDHADFGLVSIGLAPGGDPVGVVLASGVTVGVAGDREAAMGIVRWVLVQAAVHHGPADMSLQGPSEPSWDWLKWFPHAGRTGGLEIRVTDGGDRPVLDAVNVVIAETVLELPGDCDFVIEARADGEGTFLRVGDGVRRRVRATLQFETDALVAARALARVQDPEDPGARMGGQPVRLQELLGFPTSRSIIRRWREDRELRAPIGLGPEGLLEVDLVADGPHGLLAGTTGSGKSELLRTLVLSFAATFPPSRIVFVLIDYKGGSTFDSCAGLPHVVGSLTDLDETSAHRALEALEAEVRDREERLRAHGAEDLGAYRGNPPIPHLLVIIDEFATLAEQAPEALDGLVDIARRGRSLGMHLLLATQRPAGVISSRIRANTALRIALRVHDPADSEDVIGAPGAARISRHTPGRGFLRLGPGELVQFQSALATTYAGDAKVRTAPFRVGEPIRWQCAPAEASDLANLVHAIEAAAIESEEPTPPAVWAPELPERVVMSELGETPRPDTPWAAPFGLIDDVRSRRVLWWEATNVLFVGPPGSGSTKALAALATAVCLRHPETHVHAVGVEDGELRGLERMPQVGNIVSSGESERTDRLLRYLIEEVEHRRRSRLIGPPILLLAEGAPSGDPFRHVVGDGPAAGVFTGISVRHVGAISGSLLAAFPERFAFRLMDPYEYAALGLERVTPPATGAALRVASGRLVRIAEPAVSTGIVPVDLPVAIDALPGGISLSEFESAARIENGVWFIPIGQGGKTLLHPVGFRLEQGRHIVITGGRGAGKTTALRAVATSARGKLAVTIVGNLNQVGGERTDDLLAFLADPGSLPRLCLIDDADRIQMDPSHVPPGVHLVVAAKADHLAYGHWLRRIIGDAEGLALRPDHRDEDLWRVRLAPSMVPGRGMLIARGDLIPIQVASGTMAAPLKEDTDNARSNRNRRHAS
- a CDS encoding WhiB family transcriptional regulator — translated: MLTVTTEWRQLAACRDSEPTLFFPVGSTGAAIDAIAEAKAICSLCSVKEDCLQYALRSNQESGVWGGYAEDERRRLRKRWLAERRRRAS
- a CDS encoding DUF3107 family protein, which gives rise to MRVRIGIADTPREVELDIDDADAFVTMLEAAHSNSEAFVWVDAADGKRVGIPVSRLGFVEIEVEHRVDVGFRT